The nucleotide sequence GTGCATCACTGTAGATTTaagatgcacattacagaatttcgaatccttttgtactCAAGTCTAATTACGGGaatcggtattctgtttaatgacgtcatcatcttAATCTAAactaataattatttaaaatttaataattttgaaaaaaagattCTTCCGAGGAAAAAAAAGCGTCTTTTTACAGGTTGCTATACGTTTCGGCTTGGCCGTTTTGACTTCATacgttttttcttataaatacaaaaaaattcgGAATTCGGAATtttagattcgaaataaagtattctaggatatcctagaacatctaattattttgtaatgtgcatccctagatTTAGTGTGGTTTAAATCAACTAAGGCGTATGCGATATTAAAGAGAAAGGATTTGACTCGTTGGTGAATTCCTTTATTTGCTTTGTCGGAAAGTTTCGTGCCAACCGAATCACCAACCACGTAGTATCGGAGCATTGTGTGTCTAATACTGCCTGGTAATGGTGATTGGGTGGATACGTACGAGCAGCAATTAGCACAATAAGGAAAGCTACCCAGGATAATGGACTATTATTTCGTATTCTAGAATTTCGTAAACGTGTAATTTGTCAATTGTGACGAAACACCCGCGAAAATAATATGGTTCCGGTTGGTTGAACACGTGTCGCATACACCTGCGTCATCACCCAGTTACCATGACAACCCCTATGTTATGGTCACGGTGGATAAATATGAAAGGCCGCCTTTTCTTCGGCGGATGGTTTAATAAAGCGACACTAGGTTGGTGTTGTTAGTAGTCGCTGACGCCCTGGTGTATCTTGGTCATATAGTGTTGTAGATTCATGATCTAACACTGTCTGGTAAAGATGCATTCGACGTGTCTCTTTCAActtgattgtgacgtcattatgctAGTTGTTAGCGCCAACATGCGGAGAATAAGCGACGTCTTGGATCGTAATTCTGTGACGTGACAAACGGCTTTTGTTGCGTCGCAAAATTTCGTTCTAAAGATTTTGTTTGTGCCGAAACTATcgtcattgttacgtcataagtaGATTTAGAAAGTTGAATTGTTGCAGGAGGAGTTGAATTACGGAAAGCGCGCCACCCAACGGTCGCCATTACGTCATAAATTCGTTGAACAATGTCGGAGCTACATTGGGGTTCCTTACAAGAAGAGATATCACGTGACAGGGAGTACGCACTGAAGCGTGAATAGCGCGCCAAACACGTCACAATAGGGAAACAATAAAGGAAGGAAACGTCGACACGCTTGATTAACTTACCCCATTGTCTAccctatgtgacgtcatatatggCGGCAAACGTCGGCCAATTAAATTTGAATGAAATATACACCATAGTTACGTCACATTGTTGATTGTGTCGTAACCTAACAACctctttgttacgtcacaggtgCAGCTTATAATTCGCCATTATTTCTTGATTGTTGCGGTTTGATTCGTCGCGTGTTACGCGATTTACGCGCCGACTTCGGTTTCAACATTGGTCCATGGAACCAAGGCTACATGTTCGATACACTGCCTCTAGTGGTCGAAGATGTGGCGGAAATGAAAGCGGGAGATCTCGTCTTTGTGATTGGTCGACATTTTAAACAAGGAGGTAACTGTGGTTAccttgtgtgacgtcataatgaaaaTTGTTACGTAGTGAAACGTCCTGCACACGATGTCGTGCACGTCGAGGTATGGGCGGGtgattgttacaaaacaatatctGCGCGGTGGAACAATGGGTTTGTGCAGGtgtgtgtgtgacgtcataatgccaCGTGTAAATAATGCTGACTCATGTTTAGGTGTTCGATGATTACAGGTTCGAAAGTCGAAGCTATGGCGATATGACGTATCACTTCAGGTCAATTGATACGTGGTTGGAGGGGGTGTGTAAAAGGTTAGCATGTTTGGAGGGTGTGTGTAATAGACTCACGCATGCGCACAAGAAACCACCGAGGTGAAAATTGTTTTAGAATTCCACCCCGTGACGTCACGGTTCGCTGGTCGCGGAAATCCCGCCACGTTGATTGTGACATAACAGACAATGTAACGAAAGTTAAATAAAGggttttattatgacgtcataaagggCATTGTTTAGAACACAAAGAGTAATAGACGCGCCCACTATACAACcccattattacgtcacattattatttattctagTTTTTGCCCTGAACATCCGTGG is from Ciona intestinalis unplaced genomic scaffold, KH HT000325.1, whole genome shotgun sequence and encodes:
- the LOC100179539 gene encoding uncharacterized protein LOC100179539 → MAKNKEVSLQEAFLKFKRKKQEELNYGKRATQRSPLRHKFVEQCRSYIGVPYKKRYHVTGSAAYNSPLFLDCCGLIRRVLRDLRADFGFNIGPWNQGYMFDTLPLVVEDVAEMKAGDLVFVIGRHFKQGVKRPAHDVVHVEVWAGDCYKTISARWNNGFVQVFDDYRFESRSYGDMTYHFRSIDTWLEGVCKSFCPEHPWHRKEQKLSTRSIFYCDVIDGDVATSQHYDVIAKDLADRALCCALAELRLELYV